DNA sequence from the Ctenopharyngodon idella isolate HZGC_01 chromosome 14, HZGC01, whole genome shotgun sequence genome:
TATGACTTCTGAgctgttttgtaaaataatagAGTGCCTTGAAATTAGGAATTCCATTTATTCCTATTctgtatgaaaaaaaatcagttgaaGTTGATATATGGCCCCTTCATAAGACTATTTGTAGCTGTAATGTTATTTCAGGGGGCACACAGATATATAAACAGTGAAGTAAATGTTTAGTAAGTTACATAATGGAAAGCAAGTCTCTCTCTGCACACAGGGGTATGAGGAGGGGTTGAGCACACTAGTTCAATGAGTCACAAACACATTTGCCTCTGAACTGAACCCAGTTGTTAAACACCCTTTTCTAACAAGTGTTGATCTTAATGTGATGTTtgaaaaattaaacaagaaTTAAATTTCTACTCAGGACaaactttttgtgttttttttgtctgtctgtgtcgTTATTGGTAAATTAATGTGCTCTGCATGACAAGTGTGCGAGGATATGCATGATGACACTCAAAAAAGATCCTTATCGCACtcttaaaaagtgttttttacaTCCATAGATGCAACTGAAGAAACATGTTAATTATCCAAATAACAAAAAGATGAAAAGTTCTTataatctgaagaacctttttccactataaagaacggAAATGTTTCCATGGAtcttaaaggttcttcatggaaccatcaatgctaattaagaacctttatttttaagagtgcaacTCATAGCCTGTGGTGACAATAAGAactacattaaacattaaaaactattaaagatGAACAGCCCGGAGGAACAAAATTGATAAAGTGAAAGAGCACGTAAGGTAAAAAAGGGCCAAGGCATCATAAACATACACAgagcaaattaaataaacatggcGACCCTATTTCCTCTGCACTGCGCCCTCTGTTTTCGCTCTGATTTCAAGTGAGTCACTTAGAGGGGACATATGATTGAGATAATGAAGAGTTTGTACTGAATGAACCAGCGTGCACATGTTCTGCTGAAAGGACCTCTGTATGCAAGTCACAGTGAATGTATTTCTGGCTATGGTGCTGCTGTGCAAACAACATGCCAAAAATAAACCAGTGAAACATCAATAAATTAAAGCCTGAGCTTCAGCATGACTAAGGCCTCATTAAGACACGACTGGGAAAATTTCATCCATGTAATTCAGAAGTCCTTTGTGGGCTATAATACAAtatgtatataatgttttttttcatggagatgaggaaaaaaaagaccaGAGCAGAACATGGTGTGTCAGTCAAGTGTATTTAAAGCTATCTCACTCACTATGAGCATAGCCTGAAACAAAGCAAATGCTAATCAATCAGAGAGCTGGGTCTTGTAGCTATAAAACTGAAGTCATTGAAATAATACTGATCATATTTGGAATAAAACCATGTACAACAGAACAATCCTATGTAGGAGGGTCTTGTAGTATGCAgcaaatacaacaaaaatgactATAATTATAACAATATCTAGCACAATAATTTTAAAACTACATGTCTGTCAATGTTTTCTCCTCCAAACATGAAATTAAGCATGTATTAATTAAAGTCTTGTCAAAGCAATAACTGAACACAAAAAGCTTTGTACAGTACAGCTGTGAAGTTAAAGTGGGGTTAATGCAAAAGAAAGTTAATTTTGGATTCAGTGCAGAGCACAGCAACACCGTTTAGTGGAGCACACGTCACTACATCTAGTGAATTATACTGTCCAGttcaaaataaacaagaaataaCAATCTCATACTGTAGAAAAGTGGTCTAGTAACATGTGCATTTCCAGTGAATAAATCTTGGGCCTCTGCGATACAGCCATATTATGTCACAAAAAATCTGATCTGCTTACAAAGGAGGCCTTGCTTTGCACAATCATTTGATACTACCATTTCCTCTCCATTCTTGAAAATGATTCAGTGCTTTTTGTAAATGATCTCAAACAGATCATTATAGTATATGGCTCTATTAATCAGTAAAAATGTGAATCTCCAAAGATTGACGATTCATTGCAGCCCTGTCATAGTGCATTGTAGGAGAAACATCAGCCCGTGAACAGATCAGTGCGCAGTAAAACCTGGAAAAAGTTAGCAGTTTCTCgcaatgttgtttaaaatgtcaACCCCAAAACTATTTGCCCCTATCTACAACCCATGTAAGAGATGAAAGGAAACATTCCAGCAACACTTcgaaaaaaacatacattcaaATAATGCTACTAATACGATAAATAGGCCTGCAGGAAAATTTGAAGCTTCTGAAACATGGTGGATGGTTTCTAGAAAGTTCAAGCCGGTAGGCCATCTTAGACCAGATGGTCATATAATTTTAAGGTGGTCCAGGACTAGCTTAGACCAGCTAGAAATCAGCCACCATGTATCAAAAACACAGCTACCAGTTTAATGGGGAAAGTGATGAATCATTCTCATTCAttcctgtatgactttctttcttctgcagagcaAAAGAAAATATCCTGGAAAAATGCACATGTTTTTGTCAATACAAGGGATTCCCAAACTTTCTTTGTCAGCcaaaaaatgtcttatttaaaataatataatcattttaaataatttaatcattAGCTTTTCATCCACTCATGAACCCCTTGCAGTTCCCTCACAAACCCCCAGTTTGTGAAGCCTGGTCCATAcgatgaaagtcaatggggtccaattcGGTATTGGACACctttgacttttattttatggctaaaaacagttcttcaaaatatcttcatttgtgttctgcagaagaaaagtcatacaggtttggaaagacattagggtaagtaaataaaggcagatttttcatttctgtttcataaactattcctttaagctggattttccagcaggaggacaggttttgaaagaaaagGCTGTCACTTTAAAGCTTAAAAATAATTCTATTTTGCCTGGCACCCAATAATTTCCCTCAAGTTTTAAAGGTCTGCCAACTATAAAATGTTAATCAATTAAATATAGAGAAACTGTCCTTATGGCATCAAAAAGCCCATCAGTAAACTAGCCTACTTTATAAGTCTCGGTCTATTTCCACCAAAATCTGAGATGTCATTGTCAGAAAATGTAAACTACTTTTGTAGGCATAAAAAGTCTGTCTCAGCATCAAGAGAGAAGGTTAAAGTAATATGGCTCTGCTCCTCTCCTTCAGTCATCTGGTGAACACACCAAGTGCAGCTGGTCTGGACTGCCAACACTCCCGGTGCTGGAGCTCCCGTCACCCACATCCCGGGCCACCATACACGGTATGTTGAGATCCGTGGAGCCACCCGGGCTTGAATCACTTCTGCTCACACACTCTTCCTCAAGCACCAAACAAAGTTCCTTCAGATCCAGATTCTCCTTCACCAGACCGTCCTGCATCCGCTCCAGGTCGGCGAGCTTCTTGAGGTATCCGCCAAGGTCCTCGCGCATCACTTTGGCAGCATGATGGCCGAATAGTTGCCACTCACGTGCGAGCTTCTTCACCTTCAGACGGTCATCATCCAGAAAGCAGCATAAATCCCGAAGTTCCTGGTTCTCCTCTTGCAGCCGCTGGTTGATGACTTTGAGTTCCCTGATTTCAAGCAGATGTCCCTGCAGTTGTTTATTGACCTCCTTGATTAATCGGCCGCGCTGTATGAGAGCGGACATCTTATCCGATTCTTCTTTGCGGAGTCGATTCACCAGCTCTTCCTTAGAACAAGTCAGCAAGTCTTCGTCGGACATCTTTGACAGCTCCCGGTTCAATATTTCACTGTCGCTCCCCATATTGTACACAAATGATCACCATCAATTGATATTACTGCGGTTAAACCATAAAATAAGTCTTACGAGGCACATGAGATGTCTGTCGCTGTAAATGGATCGCAACATTCCTCACCCAGGCACGAAGAAAACGGCCATTTCCTCTTCGGTCCGCTATTTATAACCTATAATAAGGGGAAATCACagtttttatatgtaaacagGCGTTTTGGGCTATGTTTAACGATTAAAACAGCAAACCATACTGATTGTAAGACACTAAACAGGCCTACCTCTCTCCTCGGTGTTTTAAACCGTCATTGGCAGCATTAATTTCTCAGTATTTGGTTTCTGGGAAGCACCGAAGCACAATCGCGTTTGTTCCTGCTCCTCGGGATGGGATGAGAGGTCAACACAGAGGTTTAAGATAATCCCCGTggagcatctcttctcttctgtattATGAGAGATCACAATGTCCGTCCGCATCCGTCTCTCTCCGCCCAAAAGCTTCCACTCATTCCAGTGCAATCCACAGAATAACCATGTTATTATTTACTGCCTAAACAGCCAAGAAATCCAATGGCTAGCGTTCCTAAAACGCCttgtaaatatgaaaaataaataaataaataagagtcGAAATGTAGGACAGGCTGGGCACACTAGTGCTGCATGCGATTGGTCGGTTTTTACACTAGAAATAAGACGGATAATCCGAATCAACGACGTTGAAATGTATGGTAGCAGCCTGGGGGTTTACTTCGTGGTGATTCCTGAGGAATTCGTTGAGATGTTCCTTGAGATTACAGTGTTTCctttggtggtggtggtggttggAGAGGCAGTGATGTCTTcccccatctcctcctctccTCCCCCTCTCCTCTTCACCCCCTCCTCTCTTCCCTTACCGTAAAAATCTGCACTGTATCCTGGCTAGGGATTGAGTTCCCCTCTCACAGCTGTTTCTAATGTCTAAAGCTTCATGATATTCTTATAACACACTGAAGATACATTTCAAAGGCTATTAGTACATTTATGTTGAATTATCTCTAGATGAGGTGTTCCCACTGCAGAGATGAGACTGCATACACACGGGACACATTCACAAAACTAACGGAAAGGGTGACAAAAGCTTTTTCTCTGCTTTAAGCCATGGTATTTAGCCACATCCTTCCTCCCTGCTCTCCAGCACAATTGCTAGCACGAGGACATAACAATGTGGGTGTTAACCAGGGCCAGGGGTGAGAGGGGGGTAGCTGGAGTGAGAATGGAAACAGGCCACAGTTTCGGATAAACCAGCGGGAGGGGTGAACAAAGGCATGCAAGACAATGGGGGAGAGGTGCAGAATAATAAGGCCATGTCAAAAATACACATGTGCTCCTTTGGTGgattcaattaattaattgcaGTTTGGAAGCAAGGGAAatttttagattagatttatgTTGCCTAAACTGCTGTGAAAACGTGTACACATTTAACATTATTGTAATGAAATTATCTGATAATACTCTGGTAATGATGGTATGGTTACGTACTTggatatgaataaaaaaaatcagggtaatactttattttacagtgtcattgttgcacgttacatgtagttataGTAATAACTAAATACATGCacttaaccctaaaccaaaccctcatcctaactctaaacctatagtaagtacatgcagttaattattattactcagtacttaaatgtataattacactgtaatactgacaccttaaaataaagtgtagccAAAGTCAGTTACACTATTTTAAAGTGTCCATGTTACAGtctaattatacatttaagtactgagtaataataattaactaggcctacatgtactgtaaaaaataaatctgtgaaATAACAGAAAAGGTACTAGCAGCTCATTACCCggacattatccagtaattttatGGACATTTCCGTCAACCCTAAAACACAGCGCAATGAGGTGCAAAATTCTAAATAgaggtaaaacacctgtaaaaaataaatacggaaaattctgttaaataaatacagtacattgtgcccttttttatggattttttttagagtgtagggttaggatgagggtttggttaagggttaattgcatgtaattatgcataatttatagttattactacagtaactacatgtaacgtgtaacaatgacactaaaataaatttatattattattattattattatgaaacacTATAAAATAAAGCACAGTCTAATCTTCTTCTTggaaatgtaaattatttgaaACTTGTAAACACTCCTGATATCCATCAtggttaatgttttaaaattcttctgtgcttttactatttttataatCCCACTTTTTGTTCTAGCTTGTACTAttaaatgtttgaaactttGTATTGGCACTCATTTTAAGTGTGGATTACTGGCTCCTTACCTGCTCTACTACCTGAAGTTGTCTCCTGTGGATTCTCAGTCCTGAGATCTCATATTCCTCCAGCGTTCTCCTAGTAGACTCTCCAATTACCTACCTGTGTTTCCTCACCTGTTCCCCGCTCCACTACTCACCTGGTACAACCATTCAAGAAGTGTGTGCTCTCCAGTCTCCACTCACCGGTCATTGTCTCATCCCAAACTACATAGTGAAAGGAAAGGACATTGTTATTCACTATTCATTATTCACAGACTTCGCTATCACCCACCTGCTTCACCTGTGCATTCCATCtgttcaaatacctgtttgggTTTGATGATAATCCTGTTTCTGAGTCTATATTCCATtacaatattaaaaagtcacatTATATCGTATAAAATCATCTTATAAATGTTATTTCCCTGCACCACGTTAATGTAATATTCACAATTCtaaaaataggcctacattttaaaatgttcaggGATTTAGTGACTAGGCAATGTGAAAATTGTTTTCCACACAGATACTTTGCATCCTGAcatctatattttttaatttcaaagttTCAGCATTcctatttaaacatattaaagtcACAAATAGCACTATTTGAGTATAAGACATGGTTTAGTTAATGGCGAGCTCACATTCATTCATAAACAGTTGTGATAACCCGAATCTACAGTCACGTGAATGTGACGTAAAATGAATGCGACGCACACCCGGAAGTAGTCACAACGGTGTGCTGTTGCTATGGATGAAGCGTAGTCGCACGATGTGACAGCTGGTGTTTGGTAAACATAAATGTGATTGTTACCACTTGTGGTAATTATTTCTAAACGGTGTACATTAGTACGTATCCGATAAGCTTATGTTTTCGAGCGAGTAAATGTTGAAAGGAACAAAAGAGCTAATGTTGTGACATCTGAATGTGATTAAACACCGCCTGACGCGTTAATACGAATACGTTTGTGTGCCTGGTAAGTCCACTTACGATATTTGGAATATACAATATAATGTAGCATGTCTGAACTGTGTGGTGTGTTAAATTGTGTTATGGAGAAGTTAATGATTAGTTAATGGCTGTAACTTCAGTTCTGATTAAGAAACAGTTACTGTCAGTCTTGTTTTTTTGACTTGCCAGAAGAGTGAGACTATCTAATACCAGTTTATCCTTGCACTAAGACACTTTAGATGTTAAAAGCATCTTTTTGGTGTTAACTTACCATGACCACGTGACTCTGTACAGCTGAAACGCATACATTGGCCGATGTCAAGATGTCTGTGGAGCTGGATGTATTTGTTGGAAACACCACCATTATGGACAAAGAGGTGTATCAACTGTGGTTGAATGGATATACAGGTAAAGTATAATGC
Encoded proteins:
- the ccdc85b gene encoding coiled-coil domain-containing protein 85B; translated protein: MGSDSEILNRELSKMSDEDLLTCSKEELVNRLRKEESDKMSALIQRGRLIKEVNKQLQGHLLEIRELKVINQRLQEENQELRDLCCFLDDDRLKVKKLAREWQLFGHHAAKVMREDLGGYLKKLADLERMQDGLVKENLDLKELCLVLEEECVSRSDSSPGGSTDLNIPCMVARDVGDGSSSTGSVGSPDQLHLVCSPDD